Proteins encoded in a region of the Populus alba chromosome 13, ASM523922v2, whole genome shotgun sequence genome:
- the LOC118042450 gene encoding uncharacterized protein has translation MEKMEDDDSLYLQLHKLSSVATKEEDVEHILTSLWKTRRTGLPSPLKSRFQSLLDLPSLPQLDPVLACLRSIIRKCVHESMGSDELLKLFPPDLSLDLQTTLITLLHKYQIQWKQDDLATTEQHSLPRTSVFGISGPPSFTAEVPTQLWPRQDDTNGRFNHNGFEEPTSMIAETAASVFAQHHVTPLDNMANVPRLKSMTWTAENRNPSSANRVAIITLKLQDYSKSSSGETEVKFQLSRDTLEAMLRSMTYINEQLSSRVGSSSGPAQKKQKQ, from the exons ATGGAGAAAATGGAGGATGATGATTCCCTATATCTGCAGCTTCACAAGCTATCATCAGTAGCAACAAAGGAAGAAGATGTTGAGCACATCCTTACTTCTCTCTGGAAAACCAGAAGAACTGGTCTCCCTTCTCCCCTTAAATCCCGCTTTCAATCTCTCCTCGATCTCCCTTCCCTTCCTCAACTCGATCCC GTTTTGGCATGCCTTCGTTCGATTATCAGAAAATGTGTACATGAGAGTATGGGCAGTGATGAGCTGCTGAAGCTGTTTCCACCTGATTTATCCCTTGATTTGCAAACCACTCTTATCACTTTGCTCCACAAGTATCAAATTCAATGGAAGCAGGATGATTTAGCTACAACCGAACAG CATTCGTTGCCGAGGACTAGTGTTTTTGGGATTAGTGGTCCGCCGTCGTTTACGGCTGAGGTTCCGACGCAGCTTTGGCCTCGTCAAGATGATACTAATGGACGTTTTAATCATAATGGTTTTGAGGAGCCTACGTCAATGATTGCTGAAACTGCTGCCTCAGTTTTTGCCCAACATCATGTTACTCCTCTTGACAACATG GCTAATGTACCTCGCCTCAAATCAATGACATGGACCGCAGAGAATCGCAACCCTTCATCAGCTAATAGAGTTGCCATCATAACTCTCAAG CTTCAAGATTACAGCAAGTCTTCTTCAGGAGAAACAGAAGTGAAATTTCAGCTTAGCAGAGACACGCTTGAAGCTATGTTAAGATCAATGACCTACATCAATGAGCAGCTTTCTAGCAGG GTTGGGAGCTCTTCTGGACCAGCTCAGAAGAAGCAAAAGCAGTAG